One part of the Longimicrobiales bacterium genome encodes these proteins:
- a CDS encoding BamA/TamA family outer membrane protein encodes MIIPLLLALLAAPLPAQTTAGQPDRSVPVDSCELGRISYVFIDNNSIFDTSDTDGGRRFGWAYRTANALHVRTRDWVIRRELLFGTGSCYDPYRLEQTERLLRGYSFLSSVDVFGVRQPDGTYHVIVNTRDEWSTRLDLRVGTDDGLGFEGVRIVEENVLGSGQSLGMFYYERDVTRDYGISYFAPQVLGTRWDLTSELGKTRAGTLVHQEVAYPFVAEVSRWAGRQSFRREDRLFDYVIEDDPDLRSSHVVLPLREQAFDLSVIRRIGTRGNTALVGAALSYQKLSYPGAIELAPGGDYDLREPAHDSLADPVRRQRHDLDNIRVVGLLGHRNVWWQRRRGLDSMRGQEDVRLGAEAILGVGRSLRSLEPDDDLYTTLALYAGFELGDFLLIGRGRVDARRDLRAAPDMPEWEDIYLEQEVMGYLQTGFLPRQTIFARAALAGGWNTRTPFQLTLGGLTGLRGFDRERLPGGRRLVATLEDRFYIGWPFPNVLDLGGTVFTDVGRIWPGDAPFGADSGWRASAGLGLRASFPEGSRSTYRIDIAWPLDRGTGLADFRISLSVGESRGLHTRLADGQLVRSRTQNVGGEIFTFRN; translated from the coding sequence ATGATCATCCCGCTTCTCCTCGCGCTGCTCGCAGCGCCGCTGCCGGCGCAGACGACTGCCGGACAGCCGGACAGGTCAGTGCCCGTCGACTCGTGCGAGCTCGGCCGCATCAGCTATGTCTTCATCGACAACAACTCGATCTTCGACACGAGTGACACCGACGGCGGCCGCCGCTTCGGCTGGGCGTACCGCACAGCAAACGCATTGCATGTCAGGACGCGCGATTGGGTGATCCGACGCGAGCTGCTGTTCGGCACCGGCTCGTGCTACGACCCCTACCGGCTCGAGCAGACGGAGCGGCTGCTGCGCGGCTACAGCTTCCTCTCGAGCGTCGATGTCTTCGGCGTGCGGCAGCCGGACGGGACCTATCACGTCATCGTGAATACACGCGACGAATGGAGCACCCGTCTGGACCTGCGCGTCGGCACGGACGATGGTCTCGGCTTCGAGGGCGTGCGCATCGTAGAGGAGAACGTGCTCGGCTCAGGACAGTCGCTCGGCATGTTCTACTACGAGCGCGACGTCACGCGCGACTACGGCATCTCCTACTTCGCACCGCAGGTCCTCGGCACGCGCTGGGACCTGACGAGTGAGCTGGGGAAGACACGGGCGGGTACGCTCGTACACCAGGAGGTGGCGTACCCTTTTGTCGCCGAGGTCAGCCGCTGGGCCGGACGCCAGAGCTTTCGCCGTGAGGACCGCCTGTTCGACTACGTCATCGAGGACGACCCGGACCTCCGGTCCTCCCACGTCGTGCTGCCCCTGCGCGAGCAGGCCTTCGACCTGTCCGTCATCCGACGCATCGGCACTCGCGGCAACACCGCCCTGGTCGGTGCAGCGCTGAGCTATCAGAAGCTCAGCTATCCCGGCGCCATCGAGCTGGCTCCCGGCGGGGACTACGACCTGCGCGAGCCCGCGCACGACTCCCTGGCTGACCCGGTGCGGCGCCAGCGCCATGACCTGGACAACATCCGCGTGGTCGGACTGCTGGGTCATCGGAATGTCTGGTGGCAGCGGCGACGCGGACTGGACAGCATGCGCGGCCAGGAGGATGTGCGGCTGGGCGCGGAGGCGATCCTCGGGGTCGGCCGCTCGCTGCGCTCCCTCGAGCCGGACGACGACCTGTACACGACTCTGGCGCTCTATGCCGGTTTCGAGCTGGGCGATTTCCTGCTGATCGGACGCGGCCGCGTGGACGCGCGGCGCGATCTGCGCGCTGCCCCTGACATGCCGGAGTGGGAGGACATTTACCTGGAGCAGGAGGTCATGGGGTACCTGCAGACGGGCTTCCTTCCGCGTCAGACGATCTTCGCACGCGCCGCGCTGGCGGGCGGCTGGAATACGCGCACACCGTTTCAGCTCACGCTGGGCGGGCTCACGGGACTGCGCGGCTTCGACCGCGAGCGCCTGCCGGGCGGCCGCCGCCTCGTCGCCACGCTGGAGGACCGATTCTACATCGGCTGGCCGTTTCCCAACGTGCTGGACCTGGGAGGTACGGTATTCACCGATGTCGGCCGGATCTGGCCGGGTGACGCGCCGTTCGGTGCGGATTCCGGATGGCGGGCGTCCGCGGGGCTGGGTCTGCGGGCGTCCTTTCCCGAAGGCAGCCGTTCCACGTACCGGATCGACATCGCGTGGCCGCTGGACCGCGGCACCGGCCTTGCCGACTTCCGGATCTCGCTCTCGGTCGGCGAGAGTCGTGGCCTGCACACGCGGCTGGCGGACGGGCAGCTGGTGCGATCCCGGACCCAGAACGTAGGCGGCGAGATCTTCACATTCCGGAACTGA
- the pckA gene encoding phosphoenolpyruvate carboxykinase (ATP) — protein MATDMATADLTRHGINSRGTVHSNLSAPVLLEHAVRRGEGHLTNAGSFVGMTAPHTGRSPDDKFVVRESSTEDRIWWGKVNVPMEQDHFAALLNDVREHLADQELFVSDLWAGADPDHRLNVRFVSPNAWHSVFVNNMFINPPADALDGFEPGFTVLHAPEMEADPARHGTRTGTFIALDFSQRIVLIGGTRYAGELKKSIFTVMNFLMPQEDVLPMHCSANVGPTGDVALFFGLSGTGKTTLSADPERGLIGDDEHGWSESGVFNFEGGNYAKVIRLSAEGEPLIHAASNRFGAILENVSMDENTRDVDFDDDSVTENTRSSYPISFIPTAVMEGMAGHPNHVVFLTADAFGVMPPISKLTPEQAMYHFLSGYTAKLAGTERGVSEPKAAFSACFGAPFLPLPPSVYADMLGAKLAQHGAQVWLVNTGWTGGAFGTGTRMKLSYTRAMVRAVLSGELDNVQTHPDAVFGLHIPQSVPGVPDEVLNPRSTWSDPAAYDTAAAKLAGMFRDNFDKFAEGVSEAVRKAGPR, from the coding sequence GTGGCAACTGACATGGCGACAGCGGACCTGACGCGGCACGGCATCAACAGTCGCGGAACGGTCCATTCGAACCTCTCCGCGCCGGTGCTCCTGGAGCACGCGGTTCGTCGCGGTGAGGGACATTTGACGAACGCAGGATCGTTCGTCGGCATGACAGCACCGCATACGGGGCGCTCGCCGGACGACAAGTTCGTGGTGCGTGAGTCGTCGACGGAAGACCGGATCTGGTGGGGCAAGGTCAACGTGCCGATGGAGCAGGACCATTTCGCTGCTCTGTTGAATGACGTGCGCGAGCATCTGGCGGATCAGGAACTGTTCGTCTCGGACCTGTGGGCGGGTGCGGATCCAGACCACCGCCTGAACGTCCGCTTCGTGAGTCCGAACGCGTGGCACTCCGTGTTCGTGAACAACATGTTCATCAATCCGCCGGCCGATGCGCTGGACGGGTTCGAGCCGGGCTTCACCGTGCTGCATGCGCCGGAGATGGAAGCGGACCCGGCCAGGCACGGCACGCGCACGGGTACGTTCATCGCGCTCGACTTCTCGCAGCGCATCGTGCTGATCGGCGGCACCCGTTACGCGGGCGAGCTGAAGAAGTCGATCTTCACCGTGATGAATTTCCTGATGCCGCAGGAGGACGTGCTGCCGATGCATTGCTCGGCGAACGTCGGCCCGACCGGCGATGTCGCGTTGTTCTTCGGGCTGTCCGGTACCGGCAAGACCACGCTGTCGGCGGATCCGGAGCGCGGTCTGATCGGTGATGATGAGCACGGCTGGTCCGAGAGCGGCGTCTTCAACTTCGAGGGCGGCAATTACGCGAAGGTCATCCGGCTGTCGGCGGAGGGGGAGCCGCTGATCCATGCGGCCAGCAATCGCTTCGGCGCCATCCTCGAGAACGTCTCGATGGATGAGAACACACGCGACGTCGATTTCGATGATGACTCCGTCACGGAGAACACACGCTCGTCGTACCCGATCTCGTTCATCCCGACTGCGGTGATGGAGGGGATGGCGGGACATCCCAATCACGTGGTGTTCCTCACGGCCGACGCGTTCGGCGTGATGCCGCCGATCTCGAAGCTCACGCCCGAGCAGGCGATGTACCATTTTCTGTCCGGCTACACGGCAAAGCTTGCGGGCACCGAGCGCGGCGTATCGGAGCCGAAGGCGGCGTTCAGCGCATGCTTCGGTGCACCGTTCCTGCCGCTGCCGCCGTCGGTGTATGCCGACATGCTCGGTGCCAAGCTCGCGCAGCACGGCGCGCAGGTGTGGCTCGTCAACACCGGCTGGACGGGCGGTGCGTTCGGCACGGGTACCCGGATGAAGCTCTCGTACACCCGGGCGATGGTACGGGCGGTGCTCAGCGGTGAGCTGGACAATGTGCAGACTCATCCCGACGCCGTGTTCGGACTGCACATTCCGCAGAGCGTACCGGGCGTGCCGGATGAGGTGCTGAATCCCCGTTCCACCTGGTCGGATCCGGCCGCGTACGATACGGCCGCGGCAAAGCTCGCGGGCATGTTCCGCGACAACTTCGACAAGTTCGCCGAAGGGGTCAGCGAAGCCGTACGCAAGGCGGGTCCCCGATGA
- a CDS encoding HD domain-containing protein, with amino-acid sequence MKAITIRDPLWDTIQVDAVARRIIDSATFQRLRHIKQLGHAHLVYPGATHTRFDHAVGVHHLAQRALGVLAERGSLESIDPTDCKVVPLAALLHDVGHYPFSHALEELEQGSIPGHHEELVGRFLSQPDVREVLESVAGDAPWRVEELIRGASSNPLQGLVSGSLDLDKIEYLKRDAHFCGVPYGDVDVDRLLHSLTVLPDPETGSLETGVHEKGVAALESLLFAKYQMFRNVYWHHAVRAATVLYKRAVSDALRHRLVSGEELVGATDEGLMHLLEWRARDGAVSGAGDVAAGVRALRERQLPKRAAEVAAAELEEARVGDWLAGDTPLKRRVEDRIAAELGLHAGAVFIDYPEKSMMFGLHLLVRRRSGEVLRLGPEGRAGLIGLPEVSAELYRSARVLRVFTLGGRRSVPERSLIELAQQDSESLRALLEKGGPLLS; translated from the coding sequence ATGAAGGCGATCACGATCCGCGATCCGCTCTGGGATACGATCCAGGTGGATGCGGTCGCCCGCCGCATCATCGACAGCGCGACGTTCCAGCGGCTGCGCCACATCAAGCAGCTCGGCCACGCACACCTCGTATACCCTGGCGCGACGCACACGCGTTTCGATCACGCCGTCGGCGTTCATCATCTCGCGCAGCGCGCGCTCGGGGTCCTCGCTGAGCGCGGCTCACTCGAGTCGATCGACCCGACGGACTGCAAGGTCGTACCGCTCGCGGCATTGCTGCACGATGTGGGACACTATCCCTTCTCGCATGCCCTCGAAGAACTGGAGCAGGGCAGCATCCCCGGACATCACGAAGAGCTCGTCGGCCGCTTCCTCTCGCAGCCGGACGTCCGTGAGGTGCTCGAGAGTGTCGCGGGCGACGCGCCGTGGCGCGTGGAGGAGCTGATCCGCGGTGCCTCGTCGAACCCACTGCAGGGTCTCGTCAGCGGCAGCCTGGACCTCGACAAGATCGAGTACCTGAAGCGCGATGCCCACTTCTGCGGTGTGCCGTATGGCGACGTTGACGTGGACCGGCTGCTGCATTCTCTGACAGTGCTGCCGGACCCGGAGACGGGCAGCCTGGAAACCGGCGTGCACGAGAAGGGTGTCGCCGCACTCGAGTCACTGCTCTTCGCGAAGTACCAGATGTTCAGGAACGTTTACTGGCACCACGCAGTTCGCGCCGCGACGGTGCTGTACAAGCGGGCGGTGTCGGACGCACTGCGGCACCGCCTGGTGAGTGGCGAGGAGCTGGTCGGCGCGACGGACGAAGGCCTGATGCATCTGCTCGAGTGGCGCGCGCGTGACGGCGCCGTTTCCGGCGCGGGCGATGTCGCGGCCGGCGTCCGTGCGCTGCGGGAGCGGCAACTGCCGAAGCGCGCTGCGGAGGTGGCGGCGGCCGAGCTGGAGGAGGCGCGGGTGGGCGACTGGCTCGCGGGAGACACGCCCCTCAAGCGGAGGGTCGAGGACCGGATTGCCGCGGAGCTCGGCCTGCATGCCGGCGCCGTGTTCATCGATTATCCGGAGAAGTCGATGATGTTCGGTCTGCACCTGCTCGTGCGGCGCCGGTCGGGAGAGGTGCTGCGGCTCGGGCCGGAGGGCCGTGCGGGACTGATCGGACTGCCGGAAGTCTCGGCGGAGCTGTACCGGAGCGCGCGCGTGCTGCGCGTGTTCACGCTCGGCGGACGTCGCTCGGTGCCCGAGCGCTCACTGATCGAGCTCGCTCAGCAGGACAGCGAGAGCCTGCGCGCATTGCTGGAGAAGGGCGGGCCGCTCCTGTCGTAG
- a CDS encoding peptidylprolyl isomerase: protein MANRTAKFSTSQGDFSIELFEDRAPVTTKNFIDLVEKGYYDGLTFHRVIDGFMIQGGCPQGTGTGGPGYKIKDEFHPELRHDGPGVLSMANAGPNTGGSQFFITLAATPWLDNKHAVFGKVVSGMDVVEKIGKVRTDSGDRPAEPITMDIAVE, encoded by the coding sequence ATGGCGAACCGTACCGCGAAGTTCAGCACGTCTCAGGGAGACTTCAGCATCGAGCTGTTCGAGGATCGTGCGCCGGTCACAACGAAGAACTTCATCGACCTCGTGGAGAAGGGCTACTACGACGGCCTCACTTTCCACCGCGTGATCGACGGCTTCATGATCCAGGGCGGCTGTCCCCAGGGCACCGGTACGGGCGGCCCGGGCTACAAGATCAAGGATGAGTTCCACCCCGAGCTGCGCCACGACGGCCCGGGCGTGCTGTCGATGGCCAACGCCGGGCCGAACACGGGCGGGTCGCAGTTCTTCATCACGCTCGCCGCGACGCCGTGGCTCGACAACAAGCACGCCGTATTCGGCAAGGTCGTGAGCGGAATGGATGTGGTGGAGAAGATCGGCAAGGTCCGCACGGACTCGGGCGACCGTCCGGCGGAGCCGATCACGATGGACATCGCGGTCGAATAG
- a CDS encoding DUF481 domain-containing protein, with protein sequence MQSPVAINAVSGDLAGSQSTNLTLRSMPGATYLLILLYALMHPGAPALARPPVIAQQPPVPIRAEPLLQRTLPAVVPTDPEPAQTPEVPDRWAAAVDLGFASSSGNSDLTSLTTGIRLKHLQTKLFKLEWSLAFRYGESQGTVVARNLQSKLDFDVGPAARVAPFVFAAAERDPFRKLDLRARTGSGVKYTFYRESPGEASVRVAAQYSRENFTPAAEQSPRTDGAWSMEFKGNRGLGENVKIENTTTFTPVFDDFADHNLEVASKISSKISKHLALTLTHAYGYDSTPAEGVERTDQRFQAGLTIDF encoded by the coding sequence GTGCAGTCACCGGTTGCGATCAACGCAGTATCCGGTGATCTTGCGGGCTCACAATCGACGAATCTCACACTGCGTTCGATGCCTGGCGCCACGTACCTGCTGATCCTGCTATACGCCCTCATGCATCCCGGTGCGCCCGCGCTCGCCCGACCGCCGGTCATTGCGCAGCAGCCGCCGGTACCGATCCGGGCGGAGCCTCTGCTCCAGAGGACTCTGCCTGCTGTCGTACCGACGGATCCGGAGCCCGCGCAGACACCCGAGGTACCGGACCGCTGGGCGGCCGCGGTGGACCTCGGCTTTGCCAGCTCCAGCGGCAACAGTGACCTGACCTCACTGACGACGGGCATCCGCCTCAAGCATCTCCAGACGAAGCTGTTCAAGCTGGAGTGGAGCCTCGCGTTCCGCTATGGCGAGAGTCAGGGGACGGTCGTCGCGCGCAATCTGCAGAGCAAGCTGGATTTCGATGTCGGCCCCGCAGCGCGTGTGGCGCCGTTCGTGTTCGCTGCAGCCGAGCGCGACCCGTTCCGGAAGCTCGACCTGCGCGCGCGTACCGGGTCGGGAGTGAAGTACACGTTCTACCGCGAGAGCCCCGGCGAGGCATCCGTGCGGGTGGCGGCACAATACAGCCGTGAGAACTTCACACCGGCGGCAGAGCAGAGTCCGCGGACCGACGGCGCGTGGAGCATGGAGTTCAAGGGGAACCGCGGACTCGGGGAGAACGTGAAGATCGAGAACACCACGACGTTCACGCCCGTCTTCGACGATTTCGCGGACCACAACCTGGAAGTTGCCTCGAAGATCAGCTCGAAGATCTCGAAGCACCTGGCCCTGACGCTCACGCATGCGTATGGCTATGATTCGACCCCCGCCGAAGGCGTCGAGCGGACCGACCAGCGGTTCCAGGCGGGCCTGACCATCGACTTCTGA
- a CDS encoding cyanophycinase, which yields MRRVAGVRTRQGRNPLVRSALLVGCTVLTACAVAQAPAPAAPAAAVGPERGTLFIAGGGALDSAVIARFVATAGGRDARLVVIPTAATEDSFPLTWAGLRMFREAGVDDVTVLHTRSRATADSDSFTAPLRRATGIWLSGGRQWRLADAYLDTRTVREIRALLNRGGVVGGTSAGASIQASYMVRGAVESNAIMMAPGYEAGFGLLRNAAIDQHLTARGRQDDMLGVVARYPNLLGIGIDEGTALIVTGDAAEVAGSGRVAFYNTADRGDLPYYFLSDGDTFDLARRTVTSGSRIRPQTVRDEAEVLAAMNRLFDAMRTRDTATIRSLAHPQLRMFIPMEESGRVTVRTNTLDAFIAQVAASAERLDEKPIRPEVRVDGPLASVWTYYEFVRGSDFSHCGTDAFHFIKEGDRWIIAGLAYTIQREGCSR from the coding sequence ATGCGACGCGTTGCTGGTGTCCGTACGCGACAGGGACGGAATCCGCTGGTGCGCAGCGCGCTGCTCGTCGGCTGCACCGTCCTCACCGCATGCGCGGTTGCGCAGGCTCCCGCACCGGCTGCACCCGCCGCGGCCGTCGGCCCCGAGCGTGGTACACTCTTCATCGCGGGCGGCGGTGCGCTCGACAGCGCGGTGATCGCACGCTTCGTAGCCACGGCAGGAGGACGGGACGCGCGCCTGGTCGTCATTCCGACGGCAGCCACGGAGGACTCGTTTCCGTTGACGTGGGCCGGGCTCAGGATGTTCCGCGAGGCCGGCGTGGACGACGTGACGGTCCTGCACACGCGTTCGCGCGCGACCGCCGACAGCGACTCGTTCACGGCGCCGCTGCGTCGCGCCACCGGCATCTGGCTGTCCGGTGGACGGCAGTGGCGTCTCGCCGATGCGTATCTCGACACGCGCACCGTGCGTGAGATCCGCGCACTGCTGAACCGCGGCGGCGTCGTCGGCGGCACGTCGGCCGGTGCCTCCATCCAGGCCAGCTACATGGTCCGGGGCGCCGTCGAGTCGAATGCCATCATGATGGCGCCGGGATACGAGGCGGGATTCGGCCTGCTGCGCAACGCTGCCATCGACCAGCACCTCACGGCGCGCGGGAGACAGGATGACATGCTCGGCGTCGTAGCACGCTACCCGAACCTGCTCGGCATCGGGATCGACGAGGGCACGGCTCTCATTGTGACCGGCGACGCCGCAGAAGTCGCCGGCTCCGGGCGCGTGGCGTTCTACAATACTGCTGACCGCGGGGACCTGCCGTATTACTTCCTGTCCGATGGCGATACGTTCGACCTGGCACGCCGGACCGTGACATCGGGCAGCAGGATCAGGCCGCAGACCGTGCGTGACGAAGCGGAGGTCCTCGCCGCGATGAACCGACTCTTCGATGCGATGCGCACGCGTGACACCGCAACCATCCGGTCCCTCGCACATCCCCAGCTCCGCATGTTCATCCCGATGGAGGAGAGCGGCCGCGTGACCGTACGTACCAACACCCTCGACGCATTCATCGCGCAGGTGGCGGCATCGGCGGAGCGGCTGGACGAGAAACCGATACGTCCGGAGGTCCGTGTCGATGGCCCGCTGGCCAGCGTCTGGACCTATTACGAGTTCGTGAGAGGATCCGACTTCAGCCATTGCGGCACGGACGCCTTTCACTTCATCAAGGAGGGCGATCGGTGGATCATCGCGGGGCTCGCATACACCATTCAACGTGAGGGCTGCAGCCGCTGA
- a CDS encoding amidohydrolase family protein: MRPFSIFLLAGALALPAPAAAQRFDQLSPGVREMVAVSEPLLALTNVRVIDGTGAAPRENQTVIIDNGRIAAVGPTAATATPAGARVIDLSGHTVFPGIVGMHNHTFYTTSFGRSVQLNYSSPRLYLGSGVTTIRTTGSMSPYSELNMRKSIDEGQIPGPRMHVTGPYISGEGAGGGMHQVASPEDARRVVAYWADEGATWFKFYTLISREAMKAAIEEAHSRGVKLTGHLCSVGYREAVSLGIDNLEHGLFANSEYDPNKEPDRCPRSAYQSLRELDIASDAVHATLDDMVRHNVAMTSTLAVYELSIPDRPPLEQRMLDAMSPETREEYLATRQRYIDNPDAASSPEVLAKAMQYEREFVKRGGLLAAGVDPTGNGGALPGFGDQRNLELLVEAGFTPVEALRIMTLNGAKVLGVDDELGSIEAGKIADIVVVNGNPAAAPGDIRNVTHVFKDGVGYDPAKLIESVRGTVGIR, from the coding sequence ATGCGTCCTTTCAGCATCTTTCTGCTTGCCGGCGCGCTCGCGCTGCCGGCGCCTGCGGCCGCTCAGCGCTTCGACCAGCTGTCCCCCGGCGTGCGCGAGATGGTGGCCGTCAGCGAGCCGCTGCTGGCTCTCACGAACGTGCGCGTAATCGACGGTACGGGTGCCGCGCCGCGGGAGAACCAGACCGTCATTATCGATAACGGCCGCATCGCCGCGGTGGGCCCGACCGCTGCCACCGCGACACCGGCGGGTGCCCGCGTGATCGACCTGTCCGGCCACACGGTGTTTCCGGGCATCGTCGGCATGCACAATCACACGTTCTACACGACGTCGTTCGGCCGCAGCGTGCAGCTCAATTACAGTTCGCCGCGTCTGTATCTCGGCTCGGGCGTGACGACCATCCGCACGACCGGCAGCATGTCGCCGTACAGCGAGCTGAACATGCGGAAGTCGATCGACGAGGGGCAGATACCCGGTCCGCGCATGCACGTCACGGGGCCGTACATCTCCGGTGAGGGTGCGGGCGGAGGGATGCACCAGGTCGCGTCGCCGGAGGACGCCCGCCGTGTCGTCGCCTACTGGGCGGACGAGGGCGCCACGTGGTTCAAGTTCTACACGCTCATCAGCCGCGAGGCCATGAAGGCCGCGATCGAGGAAGCCCACAGCCGCGGCGTCAAGCTGACGGGACACCTGTGCTCCGTGGGCTACCGCGAGGCGGTGTCGCTCGGTATCGACAATCTCGAGCACGGCCTCTTCGCCAACAGTGAATACGATCCGAACAAGGAGCCGGATCGCTGTCCGCGCTCGGCGTATCAGTCGCTGCGCGAACTGGACATCGCGAGCGATGCCGTACACGCCACACTGGATGACATGGTGCGCCACAACGTCGCCATGACTTCGACACTGGCGGTCTACGAGCTCAGCATCCCCGACCGGCCGCCGCTCGAGCAGCGCATGCTCGATGCGATGTCACCCGAAACCCGCGAGGAGTACCTCGCCACGCGACAGCGCTACATCGACAATCCTGACGCCGCATCGTCGCCCGAAGTGCTCGCCAAGGCCATGCAGTACGAGCGCGAGTTCGTGAAGCGCGGCGGGCTGCTCGCCGCCGGTGTGGATCCCACGGGGAACGGTGGCGCGCTCCCGGGCTTCGGCGACCAGCGCAACCTGGAGCTCCTCGTGGAAGCCGGCTTCACGCCGGTCGAGGCGCTTCGGATCATGACATTGAACGGCGCGAAGGTGCTCGGCGTCGACGATGAGCTGGGCTCGATCGAGGCCGGGAAGATAGCGGACATCGTCGTGGTCAACGGCAACCCGGCGGCTGCGCCCGGCGACATTCGCAACGTAACCCACGTATTCAAGGACGGCGTGGGATACGATCCGGCGAAGCTCATCGAATCCGTGCGCGGCACGGTGGGGATCCGCTGA